Proteins encoded together in one Lathyrus oleraceus cultivar Zhongwan6 chromosome 5, CAAS_Psat_ZW6_1.0, whole genome shotgun sequence window:
- the LOC127086196 gene encoding protein DOG1-like 4: MTTTTFAQFYDSWYDQFNRLIHQLTTPNQTDTEELIRKVMSHHEDYFNTKSMAAEKDPLHVLASPWATALERSLHWIAGWRPTTAFHLIYTESSLLFESHIIDILRGLRTGDLGDLSPTQFRRLSDLQCDTVKEENAITEELSKWQDSASDMMGSEAEINDKIQRLVSIIKKADDLRLKTLRSVVDFLSPQQAIEFLIASAELLVGIRGWGLNHDRSLPRI, translated from the exons ATGACAACAACCACCTTCGCCCAATTCTACGACTCATGGTACGACCAATTCAACCGCTTAATCCACCAACTCACCACACCAAACCAAACCGACACAGAGGAACTAATCCGCAAGGTCATGTCCCACCATGAAGACTACTTCAACACAAAATCAATGGCGGCTGAGAAAGATCCTCTCCACGTTTTAGCATCTCCTTGGGCTACCGCACTTGAACGATCCCTTCATTGGATCGCAGGGTGGAGACCCACCACAGCTTTTCACCTCATCTACACTGAATCATCTCTTCTCTTTGAGTCTCACATTATCGATATCCTTCGTGGCCTTAGGACCGGTGACCTCGGCGATCTCTCCCCGACTCAGTTCCGTCGTCTTAGCGACTTGCAATGTGACACC GTGAAGGAAGAGAATGCAATAACGGAGGAGTTATCAAAATGGCAAGACAGTGCGAGCGATATGATGGGTTCCGAGGCTGAAATCAATGACAAGATCCAACGGCTGGTGAGCATTATAAAGAAAGCGGATGATCTACGGCTGAAAACGTTGCGGAGTGTGGTGGATTTTCTGTCGCCGCAGCAGGCTATCGAGTTCTTGATTGCCTCAGCTGAGTTGCTGGTTGGGATACGCGGTTGGGGATTGAATCACGACCGTTCACTTCCTAGGATATGA
- the LOC127083106 gene encoding serine/threonine-protein phosphatase 7 long form homolog: MFVVSFLKVQYNNFLYCLFLKDPKKFRQRSHPMPYPDPWCVPYIERAGFGHVMHVVNATIDAKFILALCERWRPETHTFHLPTGECTVTLEDVYMLLGLRIDGKPVTGNVQQPNQICVEMLGVDLVEGEGSAKARGQGIKLSSLQLYHDSITLTEESSEQEKVIKTRVYIMLLFGNLLFPEGTGNSINFMYLSLLGDIDRISTYSWGSAVLAFLYSSLCKNAQNEHCTFSGCSFLLQTWGWWRLPRLAPENPNDYSFPYATRFITTGLDYSLTPKNKIIFYRQLLDRLRAQDFIWRPYLGLEHQPNPEDAAVWTAKTAIMRFTTVEMHQSDRVKLQFGMHQDIPGPPMSMEPWHLKKVSHQWYAQNWKEFAKEFRKMWKDRAHYVLQFPVAPNEMKPTREYVEWYRANTNPEMIVSDPFYLDDPRMQQPYFQQQQPPQYSQQQQPPPYYQQQPPQPFYQQQPPPPYYQQQPPPPYYQQQQPQHMSTPQPNQQYIPQTQSQYHEDYQQQTQHSHHHQQSQHLPQYQSPYFHQSQQFQHGNFPSSSSPPPSPDTGIQEDYQQDYYTPQQTLHFGQPDSTLNYQRPQFEGAPSSSQFVPPRQSFEGAEGTRLSYSTEGTSTEPQRQAARGRVRARGGNREAPPPREPSRRVTRPPPCGSYKGPHHM, encoded by the exons atgtttgtagttagttttttaaaagtccaatataataattttttatattgtttgtttttaaaggatcccaagaaatttcgtcaacgttcacacccaatgccttatccagacccatggtgcgtaccttacatagagcgtgcgggtttcggtcatgtaatgcatgtcgtaaatgccaccattgatgccaaattcattttggctctgtgtgaacgttggagacctgagacacacacctttcacctaccaactggtgaatgtaccgtcacattagaggacgtgtacatgcttttaggtcttagaatagatggtaagcctgtcaccggaaatgttcaacagcctaaccaaatatgtgttgaaatgttgggggtagatctggtcgagggtgaggggtctgccaaagcaaggggtcagggtattaaattatctagcctacaattgtaccacgactccataactttgactgaggaatcctccgaacaagaaaaagtcataaaaacccgggtttacattatgctattgtttgggaacttgctatttcccgaagggacgggaaatagcataaattttatgtacttgagtttgctcggggacattgatagaataagcacatatagttggggttctgcagtattagcattcctatatagctctttgtgtaaaaatgcacaaaatgagcactgtacattttctggatgttCTTTTTTGCTtcaaacatgggggtggtggagattgccgaggctagccccagaaaatcctaatgactactccttcccctacgcaactag gttcattacaaccggactggattacagtcttacccccaaaaataaaattatattttatcgtcaactgttggatcgtctccgagcacaggat tttatttggaggccatatttgggattggaacatcaaccaaaccccgaagatgcagctgtttggacagcaaaaacggccataatgcggttcaccactgtggagatgcaccaaagtgaccgtgtcaagcttcaattcggaatgcatcaagacatcccaggccccccaatgtccatggaaccttggcatctaaaaaaagtcagccaccagtggtatgcccaaaattggaaggaatttgctaaggagtttcgaaaaatgtggaaagaccgtgcccactatgttctacaatttccggtggcgcccaacgaaatgaagccgacaagggaatatgtggaatggtatagagcaaataccaatccagaaatgattgtgtctgacccgttctatttggacgatccccggatgcaacagccatatttccaacaacaacaaccaccacagtattcccaacaacaacaaccaccaccttattaccaacaacaaccaccacaaccattttaccaacaacaaccaccaccaccttattaccaacaacaaccaccaccaccatattaccaacaacaacaaccacaacacatgtccaccccccaaccaaatcaacaatacataccacaaactcaatcccaataccatgaagactaccaacaacaaactcaacattcccaccaccatcaacagtcccaacacctaccacaatatcaatccccctacttccaccaatcccaacaaTTCCAACACGGCAATTTCCcaagctcttccagtcctccacctagccccgacacgggtatacaagaggactaccaacaggactactacacaccacaacaaacattgcactttggccaacccgattcaaccctaaactaccaaagaccacaattcgagggcgcacccagcagtagtcagtttgtcccaccgagacaaagcttcgagggcgcagaggggacccgtctttcctacagcactgaagggacttcgaccgAACCACAACGGCAAGCGGCAAGGGGGCGCGTTAGggcaaggggtggtaatagggaagcaccaccaccacgtgaaccgtctaggcgagtaactagacctcccccgtgcggatcgtacaagggaccgcatcatatgtga